The Salicibibacter halophilus DNA window GATGATCATAGCAGCTACTCTTGTCCCTACGGAGACGTTACAGTCTTTCTCTTTGACAGGAGATAGCTTGTCGATGGCCTCAATTAATCCCATTTTATCCATCAGCTGGCGGATCACTGGCGTTGATCCGATACGAACGGGTTGAATGTCGGGAAGATCTTCTGGTGATAGGCTCAAAGGAATCACCTCATGGGTTGTCTTTCCTGAACCTTTGATACAGGTAAGGCAAATTCCTGCCAAAAATTAAGAAACATACTCAAACGGGCGCGAAATGTGGGTTTAATAACTCTCTGAATACACTTTCAACGTCAATCGCAGTGTTATTTTTATCAAAATAAGTTCCATTTATATTTTTCAGTACAGTTTCAGCTGACCTTGGAGGATTGATTAAAATATCATATAGGTTCTTGTCTTTATAAAGGATCGACGTATTAAAATCATTAAATACTGGAAGGATCTCCTTCCTCATAATTCTTCCTGGGATAACCCTAGTGTCTTTTTTACCAGTTAAGTTCATAAAAGCCGTGTGCAATGCAGGATCTATTGTTTTACCGTATGTGTCTTCCCAATATCTCTGTACTTCTGTAACGAAAGTCTCGTCCACATCATTCAACAAACCGCCATTTAGCCAGTGTTGAAAATTAGATGTGTTGGTGTTCATTCCTATATTTTGATACACATTTAGATCTTCCAAAACTACTTCTTTATCTTTAGTTTGCAATTGCAAACAGTCCCCCTTTTAGTACTTGTATCTATCATATCAATTAATAAAGAAATTTACATGATCATCCATTCATGTATTTAACCTTGCTATGGACAGACCAAAATTAACAACAACATATTACCTTTATATACACTTATCGTCAACCTTATTTGCATTTTTGAACTTTTTTAACAATGAAATTAATTCCTTATCTGCTATAATATTCTAGACATATTGAAAAAATAAAAAGCCCTCAAAAGTTTGTATAATACCAAATTCCTGAGGACTTGTTAATTAGAGGCTGCTGAACAACTTGTTGATATCAGGAGAAGGCGGGATGTCGCTTTGATGGCTTCGCTTGCCGCGGACGAACGGCCAAGCCTCCTCGTGCAAAACCGGCACTGCGGGGTCTTGGCTCGTCCGTTTTTCCACAGGCGTCTCCGCCATTACAGCGCCATCCCTTCCGTTTTGACGGCAAGATACAAGGGTTTAGCGGGGTAGGAGTCCCTTTTACTTGAATCTTCTTGCTACAAATTGGTGGGGATCGCTTGCGACAGAAAGCGTTTTTCATTGTTCAGCAGACCCTAATTATTTATATGATAAGGTGTGAAAATACCCGTACAATTGTAAACTATTTCCGATTTGCAATAAAAGTACATAGGTCCAAGCTTTGTTATTTTCTTATATTCCCTTTATACTTTTTAGTTCATTATCTTTTTTCTCCAGAGCTTCTTTAAGTTTTTGATTTTGCTTTTTTAATTCATCTATTTCCTTTTTTTGTTTTTTCAATCTATCTTTTTTCATTAACGTTGGGTCAGTTGTTTTAAGCTCACGATTAACAAACTGAAGTACTTCTTCTGTTAAATCCCCAAAAGATGGCCTTTGTGTAATAAATTGCCCCATCCATAATGGTCCTGAAAAGTTAGCCTCTAAGAAAATAGGTTTACCATCGAAACCTATTATTATATCCCATGAAATAACATCTAGATGAAGAATGCTTTTATGACAATCTTTGACAAATTGTTTGATTTCATCAAATTTAGGTATGGGTTCAAGATCAGCAAAGCAAAAACCAGTAGTGGGATGGCGGGAGTAAGTTTTCATATAGTCATCCACTGCAACATTTAAAAATTTTCCGGTATCAGTAACACCAAGGCATAAACCACCAGTCTCCATATTATCATTAATATGATGATTACCTCCGAAGCGTGCAAAAGATGGTAAATTTGTTATCTTATTATTCCATCTAAATGTGTACATTCTGAGTGTATTTACCGAAGATGGGTGAGGGGCAGCCATGACAGGGTGTTGCTCCATTGCTTTTTGCACAATAAAATTTTTGGTGTATATTCTGTCTAAATCTTGTGTATTGATTCGCTTCCCATTAAGATAAATGTTTCCATCTCGAAAAGTGAGTTTTGATATTTTTTTACCATTGTTCGTTCTACTAGGTTTTATGATCAAATCGGTGTTATACCTTAATAATATTCGAGTCGCCTCTGTAGTATCGATACTATTATTATTGGCATCAAAATAAGTTCCATTTACATTTTTCAATACAGTTTCAGGTGATCGACCAGGGTTAATCATAATATCATAAAGGTTTTTGTCTTGATAACCGAGCGACATATCATAAT harbors:
- a CDS encoding sugar-transfer associated ATP-grasp domain-containing protein, with translation MKNAGPIDLSEYQRLGIKTNSTAFKRCLNAGLLNNIDESFVKEVQEYWKRNYGKSIDPVLNIAFMNLTGSKEIRIKPRQVLRKKILPLFNDYDMSLGYQDKNLYDIMINPGRSPETVLKNVNGTYFDANNNSIDTTEATRILLRYNTDLIIKPSRTNNGKKISKLTFRDGNIYLNGKRINTQDLDRIYTKNFIVQKAMEQHPVMAAPHPSSVNTLRMYTFRWNNKITNLPSFARFGGNHHINDNMETGGLCLGVTDTGKFLNVAVDDYMKTYSRHPTTGFCFADLEPIPKFDEIKQFVKDCHKSILHLDVISWDIIIGFDGKPIFLEANFSGPLWMGQFITQRPSFGDLTEEVLQFVNRELKTTDPTLMKKDRLKKQKKEIDELKKQNQKLKEALEKKDNELKSIKGI